One genomic region from Chthonomonas calidirosea T49 encodes:
- the rpoB gene encoding DNA-directed RNA polymerase subunit beta, translated as MREIQGRAKRTRHVIDVPNLVEIQLNSYRWFLEEGLKELFDSFSPIYDFSGKNSLSLVDFVLGEPKYSMEECRERDLTFESPIKAKVLLRIYRDETSGPEEIESEVYLGDLPLMTDKGTFIINGAERVVVSQLSRSPGVYFEDWLDLSGQVLFRARLIPQEGNWLEVETDPQHQIMAHIVGSARKVIPLTMLLRALQVFPEAHEPMHLSLGQAMENLWVYKQVEGADGKEAERDYFFVTRFAAPVVAPNDIVAQVDKTTGEIVGYTSQQSSIDSKRYKTQVVHVAGEILAEENAPATYEVLQSLAEKLGPDFVVALYSPVGSTEEILRAFSTVTLIENPTPEQLVGRRPATDILDKKGKVLVRATQRIPDKNVAKAIADLKLASIEVLEVNPYVEATLEQDTSNTPEEALLEIYRKLKPGDPVSLESAKSLLQAQFYDVRRYDLARVGRYKVNKKLGIQLDLKCRVVTKEDLVGILRYIINLSAGVGSTDDIDHLENKRIRSVGEQLSAQLRLGFQRMEKVVKERMTASENINLQFVMATKPISASIKSFFGSSQLSQFMDQTNPLAELVSKRRLSALGQGGLSRQNAKLEVRDVHHSHYGRICPIETPEGPNIGLIGSMAVYARVDQFGFLETPYRKVIDGVVTDEIVWMTADQDHRYYIAPANIPLDENGRIKDEYVQVRYEDGYPTVHRSQVQYMDVAPVQLVSIATALIPFIENNEATRALMGANMQRQAVPTLRPQAPLVKTGMERRAALDSGAVVRARRSGVVTRVTSEQIDVTTPDGRVDSYSLLNMLRSNNSTCITQRPIVRKGQHVRQGQVLTDGPCIENGELALGQNVLVAFMPWGGFNFEDAILISERLVKDDVYTSIHIEEFDTEARDTKLGPEEITPDIPNVGEDALRDLDENGIIRVGAEVRPDDILVGKVAPKGQGELTAEERLIIAIFGKKAEETRDVSLRVPHGNGGRVIDVKVFSRYKYQGARDGRIYNFCKRPEPGMRDSQDGELLRLPQDELPVGVNMLVRVYVAQKRKIMEGDKMAGRHGNKGVISKILPVEDMPFLPDGTPVDIVLNPLGVPSRMNIGQILETHLGYVAHHLNCSFVNPSFEGMTESEIIEQMEILGAKFWRERLQKYLNSELRLSVSLDTVEPFNEFAKVYREEHPLPSDATQNGQATPEQAEQSRAIYEAYIRRLLEPVREALMERSVDDLKRLSLLLAAAVTNTASREDMVEAIVQKIEENCRARVGFDPHTGKSWVRDGLTGETFDMPVTVGVIYMLKLAHLVDDKIHARSTGPYSLVTQQPLGGKAMFGGQRFGEMEVWALEAYGAAYTLQEILTIKSDDIQGRVKTYEAIVKGDTILEPGVPESFKILVNELQSLCLKVTVLNDKDEPIDLNAGDDDIEPGEDPAKAAARRQQRALREHPRDDF; from the coding sequence ATGCGAGAGATTCAAGGTCGTGCGAAGCGAACGCGTCATGTCATTGATGTCCCCAACCTCGTCGAGATTCAACTCAACTCCTACCGCTGGTTCCTAGAGGAAGGCCTAAAAGAGCTTTTCGATAGCTTCTCACCCATCTACGATTTTTCAGGAAAGAATTCGCTCTCTCTTGTAGATTTTGTGTTGGGCGAGCCGAAGTACTCGATGGAAGAGTGTCGTGAACGCGATCTCACCTTCGAGTCGCCCATTAAAGCGAAAGTACTGCTTCGTATCTATAGGGATGAGACGAGCGGCCCTGAGGAGATCGAGAGCGAGGTCTATTTGGGCGATCTGCCGCTCATGACGGATAAGGGTACCTTTATTATCAACGGTGCCGAGCGCGTGGTGGTGAGCCAGCTGTCGCGCTCTCCTGGCGTCTATTTTGAAGACTGGCTCGATCTCTCCGGCCAGGTGCTCTTTCGGGCTCGCCTCATTCCTCAAGAGGGGAACTGGCTCGAGGTCGAAACCGATCCGCAACATCAAATTATGGCCCATATTGTTGGGTCGGCCCGCAAAGTTATCCCCCTAACCATGCTGCTGCGCGCGCTGCAGGTGTTTCCCGAGGCCCACGAGCCCATGCACCTTTCGCTCGGCCAAGCAATGGAAAACCTTTGGGTCTATAAGCAGGTAGAGGGCGCCGATGGCAAGGAAGCAGAGAGAGACTATTTCTTCGTCACCCGCTTTGCCGCACCAGTAGTAGCCCCGAACGACATCGTGGCTCAAGTGGACAAAACAACCGGTGAAATTGTCGGCTACACCTCTCAGCAGAGCTCGATAGATTCAAAGCGCTACAAAACCCAAGTGGTCCATGTCGCCGGAGAGATTTTGGCAGAGGAGAACGCCCCGGCGACCTATGAGGTGCTACAGTCTCTTGCGGAGAAGCTCGGCCCCGATTTCGTTGTCGCCCTGTACTCGCCTGTTGGCTCTACAGAGGAGATTCTTCGCGCCTTCTCTACGGTCACCCTCATCGAGAACCCCACGCCTGAACAGCTTGTTGGCCGTCGTCCCGCTACCGATATTTTAGATAAAAAAGGCAAAGTGTTGGTGAGGGCGACGCAGCGCATCCCCGATAAAAACGTAGCCAAAGCTATCGCCGATCTTAAACTCGCCTCTATTGAGGTCTTGGAGGTCAATCCCTACGTGGAGGCCACGCTAGAGCAAGATACCTCCAATACGCCGGAAGAGGCCTTGCTAGAGATCTATCGCAAGCTGAAGCCTGGCGACCCCGTGTCGCTCGAATCGGCCAAAAGCTTGCTGCAGGCGCAGTTTTATGATGTGCGCCGCTACGACCTCGCTCGTGTGGGGCGCTATAAGGTCAACAAAAAGCTTGGCATTCAGCTTGACCTGAAGTGCCGTGTTGTAACGAAGGAAGACCTTGTAGGTATCCTACGTTACATTATCAATCTGAGCGCTGGTGTCGGCTCGACCGACGACATTGACCACCTTGAGAACAAGCGTATCCGCAGCGTAGGCGAGCAGCTGTCTGCGCAGTTGCGCCTCGGCTTTCAACGGATGGAAAAGGTGGTAAAGGAGCGTATGACCGCCTCCGAAAACATTAATCTTCAGTTCGTTATGGCTACTAAGCCGATTAGCGCCAGCATTAAGAGCTTTTTTGGGTCGTCGCAGCTCTCACAGTTTATGGATCAGACCAACCCCTTGGCAGAGCTGGTCTCCAAACGGCGCCTTTCGGCTTTAGGACAGGGTGGGCTGTCGCGCCAAAATGCGAAACTGGAGGTTCGCGACGTCCACCATAGCCACTATGGACGCATCTGCCCCATCGAGACGCCTGAAGGGCCAAACATCGGCCTCATCGGCTCCATGGCGGTGTACGCCCGCGTAGACCAGTTCGGCTTTTTGGAGACGCCCTATCGCAAAGTGATAGATGGGGTGGTTACCGACGAAATCGTGTGGATGACGGCGGATCAGGACCACCGCTACTATATCGCACCCGCCAATATTCCCCTCGATGAAAACGGGCGGATTAAGGATGAGTATGTTCAGGTGCGCTATGAGGATGGCTATCCCACAGTCCATCGCTCTCAAGTGCAGTACATGGATGTAGCCCCTGTTCAGCTGGTCTCCATCGCCACCGCGCTCATCCCGTTTATTGAGAACAACGAGGCCACACGCGCCCTGATGGGAGCTAACATGCAGCGCCAGGCCGTGCCGACGCTTCGCCCTCAGGCCCCGTTGGTAAAAACGGGAATGGAGCGACGGGCAGCTCTCGATTCAGGGGCGGTGGTGCGCGCGCGCCGCAGCGGAGTGGTAACACGCGTGACCTCGGAACAGATTGATGTGACAACCCCCGATGGGCGTGTGGACAGCTACTCTCTGCTTAATATGCTGCGTTCGAACAACTCCACTTGCATCACGCAGCGCCCCATTGTGCGCAAGGGACAGCATGTGCGCCAAGGCCAGGTGCTGACCGATGGCCCTTGCATAGAAAATGGCGAGCTGGCTCTCGGGCAAAACGTGTTGGTAGCTTTTATGCCCTGGGGCGGGTTCAACTTTGAAGATGCCATTCTCATTTCGGAGCGCTTGGTGAAGGACGACGTCTATACCTCGATTCACATCGAGGAGTTCGACACCGAGGCGCGCGACACCAAGCTAGGTCCGGAGGAGATCACGCCCGATATCCCCAACGTGGGCGAAGATGCCCTGCGCGACCTGGATGAGAACGGTATCATTCGCGTGGGGGCCGAAGTTCGGCCGGACGATATCCTGGTAGGCAAGGTGGCGCCAAAAGGGCAGGGAGAGCTGACGGCCGAAGAGCGCCTGATCATCGCGATCTTTGGAAAGAAGGCCGAAGAGACCCGCGATGTCAGCCTGCGCGTTCCCCATGGCAACGGCGGACGCGTGATAGATGTAAAGGTGTTTAGCCGCTATAAGTATCAAGGGGCGCGTGACGGGCGTATCTACAACTTCTGCAAAAGGCCAGAACCCGGCATGCGCGACTCGCAAGATGGCGAGCTGCTTCGCCTTCCGCAAGACGAGCTGCCCGTGGGCGTAAATATGCTGGTGCGAGTCTACGTCGCCCAGAAACGTAAAATCATGGAAGGCGACAAGATGGCAGGGCGCCACGGTAACAAGGGGGTCATCTCCAAGATACTACCCGTGGAGGATATGCCGTTCCTACCGGATGGCACGCCCGTAGACATTGTGCTCAATCCACTTGGCGTGCCCTCGCGTATGAATATCGGCCAGATTCTAGAAACCCATCTGGGCTATGTGGCCCACCATCTGAACTGTAGCTTCGTCAACCCTTCTTTCGAAGGCATGACGGAGAGCGAGATCATCGAGCAGATGGAGATCCTGGGCGCTAAGTTCTGGCGCGAACGGCTGCAGAAATATCTGAACAGCGAGTTACGCCTGTCTGTATCGCTGGATACGGTAGAGCCTTTCAACGAATTTGCAAAAGTCTACCGTGAGGAACACCCGCTGCCCAGCGACGCCACCCAGAACGGTCAAGCCACTCCAGAACAGGCCGAGCAGTCTCGTGCCATCTACGAAGCCTATATTCGTCGCCTGCTAGAGCCAGTGCGCGAGGCGCTGATGGAGAGGTCGGTAGACGACTTAAAACGGCTTTCGCTGCTTTTGGCAGCCGCTGTCACGAACACCGCCTCCCGAGAGGATATGGTAGAGGCCATCGTGCAAAAGATCGAGGAGAACTGTCGAGCGCGTGTGGGATTTGACCCGCATACCGGCAAGTCTTGGGTTCGTGATGGGCTTACCGGTGAAACGTTCGATATGCCGGTGACGGTAGGCGTGATCTACATGCTGAAACTCGCTCACCTGGTGGACGACAAAATCCACGCGCGATCCACAGGGCCTTACTCCCTTGTCACCCAGCAACCGCTTGGAGGCAAGGCGATGTTTGGAGGACAGCGCTTCGGCGAAATGGAGGTGTGGGCGCTCGAAGCCTACGGCGCCGCCTATACCCTGCAAGAGATTCTCACTATCAAGTCCGACGACATTCAGGGGCGCGTAAAAACCTACGAAGCCATCGTAAAAGGCGATACCATTCTGGAGCCTGGCGTGCCCGAGTCGTTTAAAATACTGGTGAATGAGCTCCAAAGCCTTTGCCTGAAAGTCACCGTTTTGAACGATAAGGACGAACCTATTGACCTCAATGCGGGGGATGATGATATCGAGCCAGGTGAAGATCCTGCCAAAGCTGCCGCACGGCGTCAGCAGAGAGCTCTACGCGAACATCCGCGTGATGATTTCTAA